In the Erythrolamprus reginae isolate rEryReg1 chromosome 13, rEryReg1.hap1, whole genome shotgun sequence genome, one interval contains:
- the TAGLN2 gene encoding transgelin-2: protein MANRGPAYGLSREVQQKIDRQYDPELEQILTQWIKAQCGPEIGEPEPGKDNFQKWLKDGTVLCILINSLYPKGQGPVAKIQPFTMAFKQMEQISQFLRAAEKYGILASDIFQTVDLWEGKNMACVQRTLMNLGGLAVSKEDGFFAGDPNWFPKKSQENRRAFSDNKLREGQNVIGLQMGTNRGASQAGMTGYGMPRQIL from the exons ATGGCAAACCGAGGCCCTGCTTACGGACTCAGCCGGGAGGTTCAACAGAAGATCGACCGGCAGTACGATCCAGAGCTGGAACAGATCCTCACCCAGTGGATCAAGGCCCAGTGTGGGCCAGAGATTGGGGAGCCTGAACCAGGGAAAGACAATTTCCAGAAATGGCTGAAAGACGGCACG GTTCTCTGCATTCTGATCAACAGCCTGTATCCTAAGGGCCAGGGACCAGTGGCCAAAATTCAGCCTTTCACCATGGCCTTCAAACAAATGGAGCAGATCTCTCAGTTCTTACGTGCGGCTGAGAAGTACGGCATCCTGGCGTCGGACATTTTCCAAACCGTGGATTTATGGGAAG GGAAGAACATGGCCTGTGTTCAGAGGACCTTAATGAACCTGGGGGGGTTGGCGGTCTCCAAAGAGGACGGCTTCTTCGCGGGAGACCCCAACTGGTTCCCGAA GAAATCCCAGGAGAACCGCAGGGCCTTCTCAGACAACAAACTCCGAGAGGGACAGAACGTCATCGGGCTGCAGATGGGGACAAACCGAGGGGCTTCTCAGGCCGGCATGACAGGTTACGGGATGCCCCGTCAGATCCTTTGA